From the genome of Paraburkholderia flava, one region includes:
- a CDS encoding EAL domain-containing protein: protein MKNIGSALSIVGRGAAMNVGEPRRQNDRALAARVRRGLQDGEFRVAFQPVIHAQTSRLSGVECLLRWQHPDYGLLLPGSFIQALDDPRTARAASRFVLESACQQLRTIQDAGHPLPRVSVNIHPSQLLDEDLCPTIQSLTEHYGIDPSLIELELVETADASKLLCIGEITRSLRELGVRIAIDGFGSGYASLAVLSSAQIDTIKLAREFLAKVPTSHRACTVMSCVLDMLDKLEIKVVIEGVETEAQLRWLSRRAEVHAQGYHIARPQTKFAAAIALN, encoded by the coding sequence GTGAAGAACATCGGTAGTGCGTTGAGCATCGTCGGCCGGGGGGCCGCGATGAACGTCGGGGAACCCCGTCGGCAAAACGATCGGGCGCTGGCCGCACGCGTTCGTCGAGGCCTGCAGGACGGCGAGTTCCGCGTCGCATTCCAGCCCGTCATTCACGCGCAGACTTCACGGCTGTCCGGCGTCGAGTGCCTCCTTCGCTGGCAACATCCCGACTATGGCCTGCTGCTGCCGGGCAGCTTCATTCAGGCACTCGACGATCCGCGTACCGCACGCGCCGCCAGCCGCTTCGTCCTCGAATCGGCATGCCAGCAGTTGCGCACGATTCAGGACGCGGGTCATCCGCTGCCGCGCGTGTCGGTCAACATTCACCCGTCACAGCTTCTCGACGAAGACCTGTGTCCCACCATCCAGTCGCTCACTGAACACTACGGCATCGATCCGTCGTTGATCGAACTCGAACTGGTCGAGACCGCGGATGCGTCGAAGCTGCTCTGCATCGGAGAGATCACGCGCTCGCTGCGCGAGCTCGGCGTGCGCATCGCAATCGACGGTTTCGGTTCGGGCTATGCATCGCTTGCGGTTCTGAGCTCCGCGCAGATCGACACGATCAAGCTCGCGCGCGAATTTCTCGCGAAGGTTCCGACGTCCCATCGCGCGTGCACCGTGATGTCGTGCGTGCTCGACATGCTCGACAAGCTCGAGATCAAGGTCGTCATCGAAGGCGTCGAGACCGAAGCGCAATTGCGCTGGCTGAGCCGGCGCGCCGAAGTCCACGCGCAGGGCTATCACATCGCGCGGCCGCAAACGAAATTCGCCGCCGCGATCGCGCTGAACTGA
- a CDS encoding YadA family autotransporter adhesin gives MSSLSTGLSTTGSNVSSLSTVVSATRTHYYSVNDNGTQQANYNNDGATGVNALAAGTNASAAGVSSVAVGNSANASASNSIAIGNGAVASIANSVALGSGSVTAQAVPTPTASIGSMSLGSFAGGAPDGVVSVGLMGLNGAPGITRQITNVAAGQITATSTDAINGSQLFNVASQLSTSLGQISSLSTGLSTTNSNLNSLSTSTSTGVGSLSTSVSTGISSLSTGLSTTASTLDPGNPNHNQNGGNASTQGRTFGNTTVTTVNSSSCGSAAGTDTTTSGTCAQTGTIAGVNGATATVAATGATAIGSQSLAQDNNTTAIGFRATAQGQGSTAMGFQSQATGSQSTALGSNSIASGANSVAIGAGSVANEANTVSVGAAGSERRITNVAPGVNPTDAVNMQQLQSVQSNVNTVAKYAYSGVAMAGALAGMPQVEPGKTFMLGAGVGNYGGYSAVAVGGSARVTQNTIVKFGVSTSSGEKVMFNAGVGYSW, from the coding sequence GTGTCGAGTCTGTCGACCGGTCTGAGCACGACCGGCAGCAACGTATCGAGCCTGTCGACGGTCGTGTCAGCCACACGCACGCACTACTACAGCGTGAACGATAACGGCACGCAGCAGGCCAACTACAACAACGACGGCGCGACCGGCGTCAACGCACTCGCTGCGGGCACCAACGCATCTGCGGCGGGTGTCAGCAGCGTGGCAGTCGGTAATAGCGCCAACGCCTCGGCCAGCAACTCGATAGCGATCGGCAACGGTGCCGTAGCGTCGATCGCCAACTCGGTTGCGCTCGGCTCGGGTTCGGTTACGGCGCAAGCTGTACCAACACCGACTGCGTCGATCGGCTCGATGTCGTTAGGTTCGTTCGCGGGCGGCGCGCCGGATGGCGTAGTGAGCGTCGGTTTGATGGGGTTGAACGGTGCGCCTGGTATAACGCGGCAAATTACCAATGTCGCTGCAGGCCAGATCACGGCGACCAGCACCGACGCAATCAACGGCAGCCAGCTGTTCAATGTGGCCAGCCAACTGAGCACGTCACTGGGCCAGATCTCGTCACTGTCGACGGGCCTGAGCACAACCAACAGCAACCTGAACAGCCTGTCCACTTCGACCTCTACAGGTGTCGGCAGTCTGTCGACGTCGGTCTCGACGGGTATCAGCAGTCTGTCGACGGGCCTCAGCACGACGGCCTCGACGCTCGACCCGGGTAACCCGAACCACAACCAGAACGGCGGCAACGCGTCGACGCAGGGCCGCACGTTCGGCAACACGACGGTGACCACGGTCAACTCGTCGAGCTGTGGTTCGGCTGCCGGCACCGATACGACGACGTCGGGTACCTGCGCGCAGACCGGCACGATCGCCGGCGTGAACGGGGCAACCGCGACAGTCGCCGCAACCGGTGCAACGGCAATCGGTTCGCAGTCGCTCGCCCAGGACAACAACACGACGGCGATCGGCTTCCGGGCAACCGCGCAGGGTCAGGGTTCGACGGCGATGGGCTTCCAGTCGCAGGCAACGGGCTCGCAGTCGACAGCGCTCGGCTCGAACTCGATCGCCAGCGGCGCGAACTCGGTAGCGATCGGTGCGGGCTCGGTGGCGAACGAGGCGAACACGGTGTCGGTGGGGGCGGCCGGCAGCGAGCGGCGCATCACGAACGTCGCGCCGGGTGTGAACCCGACCGACGCAGTGAACATGCAGCAGTTGCAGAGCGTGCAGAGCAACGTCAACACGGTCGCGAAGTACGCGTACTCGGGTGTGGCGATGGCCGGTGCGCTGGCAGGCATGCCGCAGGTCGAGCCGGGCAAGACGTTCATGCTCGGCGCCGGCGTCGGCAACTACGGCGGCTACTCGGCTGTGGCAGTCGGCGGCAGTGCGCGGGTCACGCAGAACACGATCGTCAAGTTCGGCGTGAGTACCTCGAGCGGCGAAAAGGTGATGTTCAACGCCGGGGTCGGTTACTCGTGGTAA
- a CDS encoding DUF2827 domain-containing protein: MNTNRLNVGVSIYVRKGTQSLWENGIFQNCIYLVMLLKLMPRVGNVFLVAGGDGSTEDAKNFLGDAPAPVIDMNTALDSLDLMIEMSAQLGREWIVAFRERGGKVVTMRVGNDYVIDIERMVFDKPHGLLISGAPYDEIWTLPQYEKTAAQYYRSAMRASVRIVPHLWSPAMLEREAAALPEGMSFGYRPGRRRWRAGIFEPNICMVKTGFIPMLCCEVAHRANPDMLERVWAYNTFHLKEHVTFNGFARSLNIVQHGLTSFEGRFPFVRVVSSDVDAVVSHHWENAQNYVYYEALYGGYPLIHNSHLLGDCGYRFHDFDCEEGGAALLRAFAEHDAGLDAYRQTANAYLRRLDPENEDNVRAYADAIDALYVQST, encoded by the coding sequence ATGAACACGAACCGTCTGAACGTCGGCGTATCGATCTACGTGCGCAAGGGCACGCAGTCGCTGTGGGAAAACGGCATCTTCCAGAACTGCATCTATCTCGTGATGCTGCTCAAGCTGATGCCGCGCGTAGGCAATGTGTTTCTCGTCGCGGGCGGCGACGGCAGCACCGAGGACGCAAAGAATTTTCTCGGCGATGCGCCGGCGCCGGTGATCGACATGAACACCGCGCTCGACAGTCTCGACCTGATGATCGAGATGAGCGCGCAGCTGGGCCGCGAATGGATCGTTGCGTTCCGCGAGCGCGGCGGCAAGGTCGTGACGATGCGCGTCGGCAACGACTACGTGATCGACATCGAGCGGATGGTGTTCGACAAGCCGCACGGGCTGCTCATTTCGGGCGCACCGTACGACGAGATCTGGACGCTGCCGCAGTACGAGAAAACCGCCGCGCAGTATTACCGCAGCGCGATGCGCGCGAGTGTGCGGATCGTGCCGCATCTGTGGAGTCCCGCGATGCTCGAGCGCGAGGCCGCTGCGTTGCCTGAAGGCATGAGCTTCGGTTATCGGCCGGGACGTCGGCGCTGGCGCGCGGGCATCTTCGAGCCGAACATCTGCATGGTGAAGACGGGCTTCATCCCGATGCTGTGCTGCGAAGTCGCGCATCGCGCGAATCCCGACATGCTCGAACGCGTGTGGGCGTACAACACGTTCCACCTGAAAGAGCATGTGACGTTCAACGGTTTCGCGCGCAGTCTGAATATCGTGCAGCATGGTTTGACATCGTTCGAAGGACGCTTTCCGTTCGTGCGTGTCGTGTCGAGCGATGTCGACGCGGTCGTGTCGCATCATTGGGAGAACGCGCAGAACTATGTGTATTACGAGGCGCTGTACGGCGGCTATCCGCTGATCCACAACTCGCATCTGCTCGGCGATTGCGGTTATCGTTTCCACGACTTCGACTGCGAAGAGGGCGGTGCAGCGCTGCTGCGCGCGTTCGCGGAACACGATGCCGGGCTCGATGCATACCGTCAGACGGCGAACGCGTATCTGCGCCGACTCGATCCCGAGAACGAAGACAACGTGCGCGCGTATGCGGATGCAATCGACGCGCTCTATGTGCAATCAACGTGA
- a CDS encoding response regulator transcription factor yields MRIAILDDDAELAALTRDTLTAAGHTCHTFEQGQALLRQLRRESFDLLVLDWNVPDLSGEAVLQWVRQNLSERLPVLFVSSRARESDIVTMLNAGADDYVVKPVSANVLSARVASLLRRSYQLNPAATKETFGNIEFDLKQKQVTVDGQPVNVTQKEFDLALLLFQHLSRPLSRAHILDAVWKQTADIPSRTLDTHIAMVRTKLGLRPESGYRLTPIYGYGYRLEPVGQDDPGTAAA; encoded by the coding sequence ATGAGAATCGCAATACTTGACGACGACGCGGAACTGGCAGCCCTCACGCGAGACACGCTGACCGCTGCGGGCCACACGTGTCACACCTTCGAACAAGGACAGGCGCTGCTGCGTCAGCTCAGGCGCGAGAGTTTCGATCTGCTGGTGCTGGACTGGAACGTTCCCGATCTGTCGGGCGAAGCGGTGCTGCAGTGGGTCCGCCAGAATCTGTCCGAACGGTTGCCGGTGCTGTTCGTCAGCAGCCGCGCGCGCGAGTCGGACATCGTCACGATGCTCAACGCCGGCGCCGACGACTACGTCGTGAAGCCGGTCTCCGCCAACGTGTTGAGCGCACGTGTCGCGTCGCTGCTGCGGCGTTCGTATCAACTGAATCCCGCGGCGACGAAAGAAACCTTCGGTAACATCGAATTCGATCTCAAGCAGAAGCAGGTCACGGTGGATGGCCAGCCGGTCAACGTCACGCAAAAGGAATTCGACCTCGCGCTGCTGCTGTTCCAGCATTTGAGCCGGCCGCTGTCGCGCGCGCACATCCTCGACGCCGTGTGGAAGCAGACCGCCGACATCCCGTCGCGCACGCTCGACACGCACATCGCAATGGTTCGTACGAAGCTTGGGCTGCGCCCTGAAAGCGGCTATCGCCTGACGCCGATTTACGGCTACGGGTATCGCCTCGAGCCGGTCGGTCAGGACGATCCGGGCACGGCCGCCGCATAA
- a CDS encoding DoxX family protein, with amino-acid sequence METTPMTMPGPFARLRACWNAAADRASALIGHSFLALVSRFAIAAIFFMSGRTKVTGFLTLTDSTYSLFRTDYKLPFVPPEIAAHVAAYSEHFFPLLLVLGLFTRGAALALFGMTLVIEIFVYPDAWPTHLSWAGLMLYLIARGGGVVSLDQRLGIK; translated from the coding sequence ATGGAAACCACTCCGATGACGATGCCGGGTCCGTTCGCCCGCTTGCGCGCGTGCTGGAATGCCGCTGCCGACCGTGCGTCTGCGTTGATCGGCCATTCGTTTCTCGCGCTGGTGTCACGGTTCGCGATCGCTGCGATCTTCTTCATGTCGGGGCGCACGAAGGTCACCGGCTTTCTAACGCTGACCGACAGCACCTACTCTCTGTTTCGCACCGACTACAAGCTGCCGTTCGTGCCGCCGGAGATTGCGGCGCACGTTGCCGCGTACTCAGAGCACTTCTTCCCGCTGTTGCTGGTGCTCGGCCTGTTCACGCGCGGCGCAGCACTCGCCCTGTTCGGGATGACGCTCGTGATCGAAATCTTCGTGTACCCGGATGCATGGCCGACGCATCTGTCGTGGGCCGGTTTGATGCTGTATCTGATTGCGCGCGGCGGTGGCGTCGTGTCGCTTGATCAGCGGTTGGGGATCAAGTAA
- a CDS encoding DNA-directed RNA polymerase II, whose product MPSAIEPSPNALSALPIVTAPSPVADWPRPSATAPPAAVPLLAVVPPEPIATFWPVAPLVTPEPCAIPNAPLTTAPLPSAIPDVAAATTLAALPTAIAFGAALVDETPSATAPAPDDVAVVPSATALLPLAVDAEPIASALVLLATVAAVAPPIAIEKLPEVLVLSVAALPRRIAPVPTVLPPPRPRLPLLTYNSPPSVSEFEPTPLDGP is encoded by the coding sequence TTGCCCAGCGCGATCGAACCATCGCCGAATGCACTGTCCGCATTGCCGATAGTCACCGCGCCGTCGCCCGTGGCCGACTGGCCACGCCCGAGCGCCACGGCTCCGCCAGCCGCCGTGCCGCTGTTGGCCGTCGTGCCGCCCGAGCCGATCGCGACGTTCTGGCCGGTCGCACCGCTCGTCACGCCGGAGCCCTGCGCAATACCGAATGCACCGTTGACCACCGCGCCGCTGCCGAGCGCAATACCCGACGTCGCAGCCGCCACGACGCTGGCCGCATTGCCGACGGCAATCGCGTTCGGAGCCGCGCTCGTCGACGAAACGCCGAGCGCCACAGCGCCCGCACCCGACGACGTCGCCGTCGTACCGAGCGCGACAGCGCTGCTGCCGCTCGCCGTCGACGCCGAGCCGATTGCGAGCGCATTGGTGCTGCTCGCGACGGTCGCGGCCGTCGCGCCGCCGATCGCGATCGAGAAGTTGCCGGAGGTGCTCGTGCTAAGTGTGGCGGCGCTACCGAGGCGCATCGCGCCCGTGCCGACAGTGCTGCCGCCGCCGAGGCCGAGATTGCCGCTGTTAACGTACAACTCGCCGCCGAGCGTCAGCGAATTCGAGCCGACGCCGCTCGACGGACCGTAG
- a CDS encoding DUF4019 domain-containing protein: MKREIVKRMAVVLMISFATIATTAKAAPGTSADELLRDADAVLQQIDAAHGSVLWDNAAPFIKAKFPEPQFVAQLQQTRQSFGVVTTRGWASVTRLQYANDHDIPDGLYANVDYASHTADGKSVFELVSFRLESDNQWHMTGYNVRLTQSNNPAVQQGVVKP; encoded by the coding sequence ATGAAACGTGAGATCGTGAAGCGCATGGCCGTCGTGCTGATGATTTCGTTCGCGACGATTGCAACGACCGCGAAGGCCGCGCCCGGCACGTCCGCCGACGAACTGCTGCGGGATGCCGATGCGGTGCTGCAGCAGATCGACGCAGCGCATGGGAGCGTGCTTTGGGACAACGCAGCGCCTTTCATCAAAGCGAAGTTCCCTGAGCCTCAGTTTGTCGCGCAGTTGCAGCAGACGCGTCAGTCGTTTGGCGTCGTGACCACACGTGGGTGGGCGTCTGTCACGCGGCTGCAGTATGCGAACGACCATGACATTCCAGACGGTCTATACGCGAACGTCGACTATGCGTCGCACACGGCTGATGGCAAGAGCGTGTTCGAGCTGGTCAGCTTCCGGCTGGAGTCCGATAACCAGTGGCATATGACCGGCTACAACGTGCGCCTGACCCAGTCGAATAATCCTGCTGTCCAGCAAGGCGTAGTCAAGCCATGA
- a CDS encoding DUF2827 domain-containing protein — protein sequence MRIGISVISHQGQNIWQNGLGQNVVFLARLFQRLPFVRAVSLIDVGDQGAMPEQVDTTTLGLKLMSQREATDEVDVIIEMSGALDVQWLDLMRARGKKVVYYCCGHPFAGLAEPPVFDKPSHFSRADRCDEIWVLPEYQMFASFQRTLHRCAVHAVPYLWHPQFVQQRIAEVEGQGFRFGWEAAHEQRVKDARTGLRVAIFEPNISVAKTSMISMLACDEAYRVDRASIDAMHVLNTLHMANHPTMLHLANSLDLVREHKATFHGRHDIVGFMVQHADAVVSHQWTNDQNYSYMDALAGDYPLVHNSEWLRDFGAGYYYPEFDAVQGGAQLRHAAATHDANLADYRSRSQRVFDALDPFAEPNLQGYADRLRDLCRDTSFIDGRQAS from the coding sequence ATGCGCATCGGAATCTCCGTCATCAGTCATCAGGGCCAGAATATCTGGCAGAACGGCCTCGGTCAGAACGTGGTGTTCCTGGCCCGGCTGTTCCAGCGGCTGCCGTTCGTGCGCGCGGTCTCGCTGATCGACGTCGGCGACCAGGGCGCAATGCCCGAACAGGTCGACACGACGACGCTCGGTCTAAAGCTGATGTCGCAGCGCGAAGCGACCGACGAGGTCGACGTCATTATCGAAATGTCTGGCGCGCTCGATGTGCAATGGCTCGATCTGATGCGCGCCCGCGGCAAGAAGGTCGTCTACTACTGTTGCGGTCATCCGTTCGCGGGCCTCGCGGAACCGCCGGTATTCGACAAACCGAGCCACTTCTCGCGTGCGGATCGCTGCGACGAAATCTGGGTGCTGCCCGAGTACCAGATGTTCGCGAGTTTCCAGCGCACGCTGCATCGCTGCGCGGTGCACGCGGTGCCTTATCTGTGGCATCCGCAGTTCGTTCAGCAACGCATCGCCGAAGTCGAAGGGCAAGGTTTTCGCTTCGGCTGGGAAGCTGCGCATGAACAACGCGTCAAAGACGCACGCACCGGCTTACGTGTCGCGATCTTCGAGCCGAACATCTCGGTAGCGAAGACATCGATGATCTCGATGCTCGCGTGCGACGAAGCGTATCGCGTAGACCGCGCGAGCATCGACGCGATGCACGTGCTCAACACGCTGCACATGGCAAACCATCCGACGATGCTGCATCTCGCGAATTCACTCGATCTCGTGCGCGAACACAAGGCGACGTTCCATGGGCGCCACGATATCGTCGGGTTCATGGTGCAGCATGCGGACGCGGTGGTGTCCCATCAATGGACCAACGATCAGAACTACAGCTACATGGATGCGCTGGCCGGCGACTATCCGCTCGTGCATAACTCCGAATGGCTGCGCGATTTCGGCGCGGGCTACTACTACCCCGAGTTCGACGCGGTGCAGGGCGGCGCGCAGTTGCGGCATGCGGCAGCCACCCACGATGCGAATCTCGCGGACTATCGCAGCCGCTCGCAGCGCGTGTTCGATGCGCTCGACCCGTTCGCCGAACCCAATCTGCAGGGCTACGCGGACCGGTTGCGGGATCTGTGCCGCGATACGTCTTTTATCGACGGGCGGCAAGCATCATGA
- a CDS encoding DUF1109 domain-containing protein, producing MKTQDLVARLVDDLAPVERDVVEKRFSHALVIGMTASAGLLALLYGVRGDMPNPLATPLFWAKLAFPLAVVAGALKLVGRLARPGARAAFAWTAVAAPVLAVWIASALILWATPHGYRLQLMLGSTWRSCTLSILLLSLPTFATVMHAMKSLAPTRLVLAGASVGMLAGAQASLVYAFYCMEMAVPFWGIWYVLAMLVTTAVGALLGPKLLRW from the coding sequence ATGAAAACGCAGGACCTCGTCGCGCGCCTCGTCGACGATCTCGCGCCGGTCGAACGCGATGTCGTCGAGAAGCGCTTCAGCCACGCGCTCGTCATCGGGATGACGGCGAGCGCCGGGTTGCTCGCGCTGCTCTACGGCGTGCGCGGCGACATGCCCAACCCGCTCGCGACGCCGCTCTTCTGGGCGAAGCTCGCGTTCCCGCTCGCGGTGGTCGCGGGTGCGTTGAAGCTCGTGGGGCGGCTTGCGCGGCCCGGTGCGCGCGCCGCGTTCGCATGGACTGCGGTTGCCGCGCCGGTCCTGGCGGTGTGGATCGCGAGCGCGCTGATCCTCTGGGCGACGCCGCATGGTTATCGTCTGCAATTGATGCTCGGCAGCACGTGGCGCAGCTGCACGTTGAGCATCCTGCTGCTGTCGCTGCCGACGTTCGCCACCGTGATGCACGCGATGAAAAGCCTCGCGCCGACACGCCTCGTGCTCGCCGGCGCGAGCGTCGGCATGCTCGCAGGCGCGCAGGCTTCGCTCGTGTACGCGTTTTATTGCATGGAAATGGCGGTGCCGTTCTGGGGCATCTGGTATGTCCTCGCGATGCTCGTCACGACTGCGGTTGGCGCGCTGCTCGGTCCGAAGCTGCTGCGCTGGTAG
- a CDS encoding DUF2827 domain-containing protein — protein sequence MNGLRVGITIGLHHEAETLWNNGIKQNAVFLAEALRHCPSVGSTVLVNTTQIPVTDKLPWDLTRWPTRTFDDAKDSLDVLIELGGQIDGAQTAYLKQRGVRLVSYCCGFEYVHAMESVLFRKPLWGENLFINQHYDDIWMIPQVDRISRSYFEVLRRLPARVAPFIWSPMFIDTRSKDLPEQGRYRPHGGPKRLSVIEPNINIVKFCLYPTLIADLAYRARPDDIEILQVTNAEQIARESLEFISLMNQLDIVRAHKAVFLGRHDTPEFLSSNTDILISHQLENPLNYIYLEACWQGYALVHNASLCPDLGYYYPDNDATKGAQQVLAALDQHDAHASWYRENQRTMIARYLPDHPQLVATYDALLEDLLRRPLR from the coding sequence ATGAACGGACTGCGCGTCGGCATCACGATCGGGTTGCACCACGAAGCGGAAACGCTGTGGAACAACGGCATCAAGCAGAACGCGGTGTTCCTCGCCGAGGCGCTGCGGCATTGTCCGAGCGTCGGCTCGACGGTGCTCGTCAACACGACGCAGATTCCGGTCACCGACAAACTCCCGTGGGATCTGACGCGCTGGCCCACGCGCACCTTCGACGACGCAAAAGATTCGCTCGACGTGCTGATCGAACTGGGCGGCCAGATCGACGGCGCGCAGACCGCATATCTGAAGCAGCGCGGCGTGCGGCTCGTGTCGTACTGCTGCGGGTTCGAATACGTGCACGCGATGGAATCGGTGCTGTTCCGCAAGCCGCTGTGGGGCGAGAACCTGTTCATCAACCAGCACTACGACGACATCTGGATGATTCCGCAGGTCGATCGCATCAGCCGCTCGTATTTCGAGGTGCTGCGCCGGTTGCCTGCGCGCGTCGCGCCGTTCATCTGGAGCCCGATGTTCATCGATACGCGCAGCAAGGATCTGCCGGAGCAAGGGCGCTATCGTCCGCACGGCGGTCCAAAGCGGCTGTCGGTGATCGAGCCGAACATCAACATCGTGAAGTTCTGCCTGTACCCGACGCTGATCGCCGATCTCGCGTACCGTGCGCGGCCCGACGACATCGAGATCCTGCAGGTCACCAACGCCGAGCAGATCGCGCGCGAAAGCCTCGAATTCATCTCGCTGATGAACCAGCTCGACATCGTGCGCGCACACAAGGCAGTGTTCCTCGGACGGCACGACACGCCCGAGTTTCTGTCGAGCAATACGGACATCCTGATTTCGCACCAGCTGGAAAATCCGCTGAACTACATCTATCTCGAGGCATGTTGGCAAGGGTATGCGCTCGTGCACAACGCGTCGCTGTGTCCGGACCTCGGTTACTACTATCCGGACAACGACGCGACGAAGGGTGCGCAGCAGGTGTTGGCCGCGCTCGATCAGCACGACGCGCATGCATCGTGGTATCGCGAGAACCAGCGCACGATGATCGCGCGTTATCTGCCGGATCATCCGCAGCTGGTCGCGACCTACGACGCGCTGCTCGAAGACCTGTTGCGCCGGCCGCTCCGTTAG
- a CDS encoding tetratricopeptide repeat protein — MLFGRIAGLLEQGDLLGAARDIAQWRDAQPDDVGALTLAARLLRLRGRYAQAVATLEPALAVVGGFAPALVEIARSTRALGQHAVALQWFERAWAARSGSDADDTTDAWRGWPSEWVELLVQQERHQDAIAIAQAWCAADSERAQPWFVLGLSQQRIGELNAAFDAYSRAMQIDPDLPMLRNNLGALHNQLNDHATGRRLVLDVLNRDPENALAWVNLSSACLSLREPDNALLAAERACVLAPSYAEAHGARVSALKELQCWDDALAAAIRCVELTPHSPRVQWSVAMLQLVRGDYVNGLVNHEARWQGSIELGRTPTFYPERRWRGEDLVGKRLFVWGEQGLGDALQFVRFVPLIAERVKSAGGTLVYHTFDGLQSLFRHSLAHIGVQPIVGLNVDPASFDFHIPVGSLPLMFGTTPDTLPAAGGYLQADPARVERWRVKLGASRALRVGLVWSGSVGHQRNPLRSVEPEQYAQAFGGIEGVEFYSLQVGHGGDVMRMREQGLTVADPTPDLVSFDETAALMRNLDLVITVCTSVAHLGGALGVPTWLLLDVNPHWVWMLERRDSPWYSSLKLFRQRDYRDWSPVMGELRGEVRRLAFERTGV, encoded by the coding sequence ATGCTGTTTGGCCGCATTGCCGGACTCCTTGAGCAGGGCGATCTGCTCGGCGCCGCGCGGGACATCGCGCAATGGCGCGACGCGCAGCCCGACGACGTTGGCGCATTGACGCTCGCGGCCCGCCTGCTGCGCCTGCGCGGACGCTATGCGCAGGCGGTGGCAACGCTCGAACCGGCGCTTGCGGTGGTCGGCGGATTTGCGCCCGCACTCGTCGAGATCGCGCGTTCGACGCGGGCGCTCGGCCAGCATGCAGTCGCGTTGCAATGGTTCGAGCGCGCGTGGGCGGCGCGCAGCGGCAGCGATGCCGACGACACGACCGACGCCTGGCGCGGCTGGCCGTCGGAATGGGTCGAACTGCTCGTGCAGCAGGAGCGGCATCAGGACGCGATCGCCATCGCTCAGGCATGGTGTGCCGCCGACAGCGAACGCGCGCAGCCGTGGTTCGTGCTGGGACTGTCGCAGCAGCGCATCGGCGAACTGAACGCCGCGTTCGACGCGTACAGCCGCGCGATGCAGATCGACCCCGATCTGCCGATGCTGCGCAACAACCTGGGCGCGCTGCACAACCAGCTGAACGATCATGCGACGGGGCGCCGGCTCGTGCTGGATGTGCTCAATCGCGATCCGGAGAACGCGCTCGCGTGGGTCAATCTGTCGAGCGCATGTCTGTCGCTGCGCGAGCCGGACAACGCGCTACTGGCTGCCGAGCGCGCATGCGTGCTGGCACCGTCGTATGCCGAGGCACACGGCGCGCGCGTGAGTGCGTTGAAGGAACTGCAGTGCTGGGACGATGCGCTCGCAGCGGCGATCCGTTGCGTCGAACTCACGCCGCATTCGCCGCGTGTGCAGTGGTCGGTGGCGATGCTGCAACTGGTGCGCGGCGATTACGTGAACGGCCTCGTGAATCATGAAGCGCGCTGGCAGGGATCGATCGAGCTGGGGAGAACGCCGACGTTCTATCCCGAGCGTCGCTGGCGCGGCGAGGACCTTGTGGGCAAGCGACTGTTCGTGTGGGGCGAGCAGGGGCTCGGCGATGCGCTCCAGTTCGTGCGCTTCGTCCCGCTGATCGCAGAGCGCGTGAAAAGCGCGGGCGGCACGCTCGTCTATCACACGTTCGACGGCCTGCAGTCGCTGTTCAGGCACAGTCTCGCGCACATTGGCGTGCAGCCCATCGTCGGGCTGAATGTCGATCCGGCTTCATTCGATTTCCATATTCCAGTCGGCAGCCTGCCGTTGATGTTCGGCACGACGCCCGATACGTTGCCGGCCGCCGGGGGTTATCTGCAGGCCGATCCGGCGCGGGTCGAGCGGTGGCGTGTGAAGCTTGGGGCCTCTCGTGCGTTGCGTGTGGGTCTGGTGTGGAGCGGCAGCGTTGGGCATCAGCGCAATCCGCTGCGCTCGGTCGAGCCCGAGCAGTACGCGCAGGCGTTCGGCGGCATCGAAGGCGTCGAGTTCTATAGTCTGCAGGTGGGTCATGGCGGCGACGTCATGCGGATGCGGGAGCAAGGGCTGACGGTCGCCGATCCGACGCCCGACCTCGTCTCATTCGACGAAACGGCCGCACTGATGCGCAACCTCGATCTGGTGATCACGGTGTGCACGTCGGTCGCGCATCTGGGCGGTGCGCTGGGCGTGCCGACGTGGCTGCTGCTCGACGTCAATCCGCACTGGGTGTGGATGCTTGAGCGCCGCGACAGCCCGTGGTACAGCAGCCTGAAGCTGTTCCGCCAGCGCGATTATCGCGACTGGTCGCCGGTGATGGGCGAACTGCGGGGCGAAGTGAGACGGTTGGCATTCGAGCGTACTGGCGTTTGA